The window CTTGTAATTTTTTGCTTGTTGGTCCTAAATTACTGCCGCCTGAGGGCTTCAAAGGGTCATAATTGATTGCGGAAGGCCTCGGCCAGAAATATTGCGGGGATTTGAAGTTCTGCCCAACTAGCGCAGAACCTCTGGGCTTGCCATCAATAGAGACTATGCTGCCGGTAGATTGGTAGGGGATCATAAGTTTAGCAATGCCTGTAATCAGCAAAGGATATCCCAATCCTGTTACCAGGGTCATCAACAAGAAAAAACGTAAACCGGTGTGTAGATGTTTCATTATTATACCAGTCCTATACCTGAAATGCAGAGATCGATAATTTTTATGCCGATAAATGGCGCTACTAATCCCCCTAGCCCATAGACTAGAAGATTATGACGTAGAAGTTCCGCCGCTGTCTGAGGGCGATAAGGCACTCCTTTCAATGCTAAGGGGATCAAAGCAATAATAATCAGAGCATTGAATATCACGGCGCTAAGAATAGCGCTTTCAGGTGAATAAAGACGCATCAAATTAAGATGCTGAAGCGGGCCTTCTTGACCTGATGCGGCATAGAGCGTCCCAAATAATGCCGGGATGATAGCGAAGTATTTTGCTACATCATTTGAGATGCTGAAGGTCGTCAAAGCTCCTCGGGTCATTAGCAGCTGTTTGCCGATCTCCACGATGTCTATGAGTTTTGTGGGGTTACTATCTAAGTCCACCATATTGCCTGCTTCGCGTGAAGCTTGGGTTCCTGTATTCATCGCTAGGCCGACATCTGCTTGTGCTAGAGCTGGCGCGTCATTGGTGCCGTCTCCTGTCATAGCGATGAGGTGGCCGGATTTCTGTTCTTCCTGTATGTGGGCCAGCTTCATTTCAGGGGTAGCCTGAGCAATAAAATCGTCCACGCCTGCTTCCGCTGCGATGGCTCCTGCGGTGAGGGGGTTGTCACCTGTGATCATCACAGTCCTAATTCCCATCTTGCGCATTTCAGCAAACCGTTCCTTAATACCGCCCTTGATAATATCCTTAAGTTGCACTACTCCTAGGACTTTATCACCGTCGCAGACAAGCAATGGGGTACCGCCGCTATTTGCGATCTTGGAGATATGTGTTTCAAGCTCCTGGTCGATACTGCTGCCCATATGTTCGATATAATTTTTCACGGCATCGACTGCCCCTTTGCGTATTGAACGCACTGTCGTATGCTGATCTTTATCTGTTAAGTCGATTCCACTCATGCGTGTCTGGGCTGTAAATGGAACAAAGCGCGAGTTATGCGCATCGAAGGACTCTCCGCGCAGATCAAATTTGTTTTTTGCAAGAACGACGATTGAGCGTCCTTCAGGTGTTTCATCAGATAGGGATGCAAGCAATGCTGCTTCTGCTAATTGCTTCTCAGACACCCCTTTCGCAGGATAGAACTCTGTTGCCATACGGTTACCTAGGGTAATCGTTCCCGTCTTATCCAAGATAAGCAGGTCGATATCTCCTGCAGCTTCGACCGCTTTACCACTTTTTGCGATGACATTACTTTGGATCAACCTGTCCATCCCCGCAATACCGATGGCAGAGAGTAAGGCGCTTATGGTGGTGGGGATGAGACAGACAAGCAGGGCAATGAGGACTTGTATGGTCACAATACCTGAAATATCCTGGCCGGAAGCCTGAGCGCTATAGTCAGCGAAGTTCTTAATCGAGACTACATTGAGGACAAAAATTAGTGTCAATGCGGATAAGACAATATTTAAAGCTATCTCATTCGGTGTTTTCTGGCGCTGCGCTCCCTCAATGAGATGGATCATCTTATCTAAAAAACTATGTCCTTTTTCTGAAGTCACTTCAATAAGAATCTTATCACTGACAATACGTGTGCCGGCAGTGACTGCACTCCTGTCACCCCCGCTTTCACGTATGACCGGTGCCGATTCGCCGGTGATTGCAGATTCATCGACTGTAGCAATACCTTCGATCACTTCTCCATCTGCAGGAATAGTATCTCCCACTGCGCAGGCAATGATATCCCCTTTTTTAAGTTGTGCAGCAGGCACAGAAATTTCTTTGCCATCTACAATTTTTATTGCAGGCGTCTCGGTTTGTGTTTTCTTTAAGCTTGCGGCCTGCGCCTTACCACGCCCTTCAGCTATTGCGCTGGCGAAGTTAGCAAAGAAAACTGTAAACCAAAGCCACAAGGTGAGCTGTAAGTTAAAGCTGGAATATGTGTGTAATAATGAGAAGAGGGTTGTCAGAATAGCCCCGAGAAAAGTGACAAACATCACCGGATTTTTTATTTGATGCCAAGGAGAAAGTTTTAAGAAAGCATCTTTGATAGAGCTAATCACAATGTCTGAAGTAAGTATGCCTGATCTTTTCATTTTAAAAAGTCCTTCCTTGCTGCATTAAAAACTGTTCTGCAATCGGCCCCAAAGATAATGCTGGGAATGCGGATAAAGCAGCGATAATAAGTATCACGCTGAAAAGCAGAATGCCAAATAACGGTGTTTGTGTAGAAAATGTGCCTATTGTCGGATTAGAATATTTCTTTTCGGCGAGGCTGCCTGCAATTGCAATTGAAGGAATCAGGATAGCCAAACGGGCAAGCAGCATGACAATTCCTAAAAGGATATTGTAGTAAGGTACGTTGGCGTTAAGCCCGGCAAAGGCGCTGCCATTATTTCCTGCTGCAGAGGAAAATGCGAAAAGTATCTCACTTAAGCCATGTGGCCCCCCATTTCCTAGACTTTCTAGTGCAGTAGGAAGAACCGCACTTAAGCCGGCCCCCAGTAATATCAATGCTGTGGGAGCAAGTATGGAAAGCATGACCCATTGAATTTCCCTCTTCTCGATTTTTTTCCCCATATACTCAGGCGTCCTGCCTACCATCAATCCGGCTAGGAATACTGTCAGAAGAATGAACATGAACATACTGCATAAACCCACACCCACACCGCCAAAAATGACTTCACCCAGAATGATATTGAACAATGCAATTCCACCCGCAAGAGGGGAAAGGCTAGATAGCATACTATTGACAGAACCATTGGATGTCGCAGTAGTAGAAACAGCCCATAAGACACTATTCATAGGACCAAATCGTACTTCCTGTCCCTCAAGAACAGGCTGAACTCCCAAGACTGGATTGAT is drawn from Parachlamydiales bacterium and contains these coding sequences:
- the kdpB gene encoding potassium-transporting ATPase subunit KdpB, with product MKRSGILTSDIVISSIKDAFLKLSPWHQIKNPVMFVTFLGAILTTLFSLLHTYSSFNLQLTLWLWFTVFFANFASAIAEGRGKAQAASLKKTQTETPAIKIVDGKEISVPAAQLKKGDIIACAVGDTIPADGEVIEGIATVDESAITGESAPVIRESGGDRSAVTAGTRIVSDKILIEVTSEKGHSFLDKMIHLIEGAQRQKTPNEIALNIVLSALTLIFVLNVVSIKNFADYSAQASGQDISGIVTIQVLIALLVCLIPTTISALLSAIGIAGMDRLIQSNVIAKSGKAVEAAGDIDLLILDKTGTITLGNRMATEFYPAKGVSEKQLAEAALLASLSDETPEGRSIVVLAKNKFDLRGESFDAHNSRFVPFTAQTRMSGIDLTDKDQHTTVRSIRKGAVDAVKNYIEHMGSSIDQELETHISKIANSGGTPLLVCDGDKVLGVVQLKDIIKGGIKERFAEMRKMGIRTVMITGDNPLTAGAIAAEAGVDDFIAQATPEMKLAHIQEEQKSGHLIAMTGDGTNDAPALAQADVGLAMNTGTQASREAGNMVDLDSNPTKLIDIVEIGKQLLMTRGALTTFSISNDVAKYFAIIPALFGTLYAASGQEGPLQHLNLMRLYSPESAILSAVIFNALIIIALIPLALKGVPYRPQTAAELLRHNLLVYGLGGLVAPFIGIKIIDLCISGIGLV
- the kdpC gene encoding potassium-transporting ATPase subunit KdpC, whose product is MKHLHTGLRFFLLMTLVTGLGYPLLITGIAKLMIPYQSTGSIVSIDGKPRGSALVGQNFKSPQYFWPRPSAINYDPLKPSGGSNLGPTSKKLQETVASNIKKWESTPENIPAELVYSSGSGLDPHITVKGAYFQIERISKARGESDPNTIKSLVDNNSQDGEKVNVLLLNQALDEHYSVKNP